The genomic window CCGCCATCCACTGTTGCGATTAATTTTATAGATTTTGCGCAACCACTGTGGCACGGTGAAAACCCTACCAAGGAGAGGTCATGTCGAAAACCAAATTCAAGATTGCGCTGATGATCGAAACCTCCGGCAGCTACGGCCGCGGTGTCCTGCGCGGCATTGCGCGCTATTCGCACCTGCACGGCCCGTGGTCGTTCCACGTGCTTGCGGGCCACACCAGCCAGAGCCTGCCCGACATCCATAGCTGGAAAGCCGACGGCATCATCGGCCGCATGAACACGCCGCAAATCCTAAAAGCCGTGGCGGAAAGCGGACTGCCCGCCATCGGCCTCGACATTCCGTTCGACCAGACCGGACACGTGGGCGGCGAAAGCAGGATCAGCGAAATCCATCCCGACCCCGACGCCACGGCCGACCTGGCGGTCAACCATCTGATCGAGCGCGGCTTCAAGCAATTTGCCTTCGTGGGCGAGGGCGAGCGCGTCTGGTCGATGCGGCGCAAGCTGGCCTTTTCAAAGCGCATCGCCGAGGAAGGCCTCCCCTGCTACATCTATCCCGTCCCGAAAGCCAAGGGCGGAAAACCTTCGTGGGACAAGGAAGCGTCGTTTATGGAAACCTGGCTGAAGGAACTTCCGAAACCGATCGCGCTGATGGCCAGCAACGACGAACGCGGCCGCGAGGTGCTCGATGCCGCCATGGTGGCGGGCATCGCCGTGCCCGACGACCTCGCAATCATCGGTGTCGACAACGACGACATCCTGTGCGAGCTGTGCGACCCGCCGCTCTCCAGCGTGGACTTCAATACAATCAAGGCCGGCTACGAGGCGGCCGAACTGATGGAAAAGCTGATTTCGGGGAAGATTAAAAAGCCCCGGACGATTCTTTCCGAACCGCTCACCGTGGTGACGCGCCGCTCCACCGATGTGTATGCCATGGAAGACCGCAAGGTGGCCCAGGCGATCGGCTTCATCCGCGACAACGCCGCCGAACCGATCCGCGTACCCGATGTGCTCAAGGCCGTACCGATCTCCCGGCGCGCACTGGAACTGCGGTTCAAGCAGGTGATGAAACACTCGATCAACGACGAAATCCTGCTCGCCCACCTGCAACGGGCCAAGGAGCTGCTGCAGTCCACCACCCTGCCCGTGGAGGAAATCGCCTACCTCGCCGGATTCAGCTCCAACAGCTACATGGGCGATGTCTTCAAGAAACGCCTCGGCACCACCCCCGCCCGCTACCGCAAGAGTGTGCAACGATAGATTCTACGGACTATTTTCGATGATGAGACGGATGAAGGTTTGGCTTTCCCCGGCCGGGATGGTGTTGGTGATGATGTCGAAGGTGCCGCCGGTCACGTTGGTGCCGACCACGGAATACCCCGCGTTTGTCCAGACATTGGAAACGAGGTTGGTGCTGGTTTCGAGGTAATAGACGAGGTCGGGATCGTTGGCCCGCTTCACGTAGATATAGTCGAACCCGCTGCCGGCATTTCCAAAGATGGGAAGAATCCCGAGGTTCAGCGCGTTGGTCGGATTTCCGCCGAGGCCGTATTCATAGAGGTTGCTCAGGCCATCGTTATCGTCATCGCCCGACTCCTCCTCCGCCAGACCGTAGAGGGTCGCCCACATGCCATAGGGGCTTAGGCCCGTCGGAACAACCGCCGCATAGGAAGTACCCACGCGGATTTCATCGATATTCAGATCCGGCAGCGCCCCGTTGCTGTTGAGCTCGAGGGCGGAAAGCGTGGAACCGAGCTCGATGGAATAGCTCGAGATGGCGCTTCCAGGGGTTGGAACTTCCGTCAGGTTCGGATTCTTGAACACATAAACCTGCTCATCGCCGGCTTCGTAAAAATCGATGCGAACCACATACAGGTCGTCCTGGTTCAACGGGTTGTTGTCGAACCCGCCGGCCGTGACCGCATTGTTGTTGAACACCACCGCAAACATTCCGTTGTCGACGGCACCCGATGCACCGGTCTGATGAAAACGGATTTCCAGCGTATCGGCATCAAACGGCAAACCCAGCCACGACTGTTGGCGGTCGGAATCCTCCAGGCTCGCCATGTAGGCCACATAGGCGGTATCGCCGTCGCTGAACGAAACCGGCGAAGACAGCGCAGCGGAGAACGGCCCCTGATCGCCGACCAGCAGTCCGGCGCTGCCTTCCGTCTGCAGGGTAAAGGTTCCATCGGTGTAAGGCGCGGCGAAGGCTTCGTATTTTTTATTTTCATCCGTTCCGTTGGCATCGGCGGAGCTGTCCCAGGGCTGCAGGTTGATCGCCCCGGTCAGGACTCCGATGAAGGAATCGCCCTCGCCCAGCCCGGTGCCGTGGCTGAAGGGTTCGTAGACCAAAAGGTCTCCGGGCGGCGGCGGTTCGGGCGGCGTTCCACCTCCCAGGTCGAAATAATCATCGCCCGGTTCAAACTCGGCCACGACCGTATGATTGGCCGCCACATCCGCAAACGTCACATTCTGCAGACGCCCTTGATCCACGCCATCGACCGTTACGGTTTTGATGCGGTTTCCAGGGTTTGGAATAATGGCGACGGAGCGCGCCATGCCCTCGGGGGTCGGGAGCGCACCGGAAGGCGACAGGGTTCCGCTCCCGATGGCCGTGGCCGTCACCGTATGGATGTTGCCCTCGGTGGTGAAGCTGATGTTCGATGTCGTGTTCGGATCGATATCGAACCAGGTCGAGGCATTGGCGGCGGTGACCAGCTGATTGCCCGCCACGATGTTGATGAATTTAAAGTCGCGGATCATCGCCTTCACCCCGTTGCGCTCAAAGCCGTGGATCGGGTTTTTGACGATGCCGCCGTTGGCGGCGGTGAAGCTCTCGATGATGATATTCCTGAAGGTGAAATCCTTAATTTCGCCCGGATTGCCCGGATCCCAGGCCGTACCGCCGTCGTATTCAATCGTCACGTTGGCCAGCAGACTAAGGTTGTTTTCGCAGTAGATATTTTCAAGAACGTTGGATTCCTGGTTCACGCCCTGGTTGAGCACGGAGCCGATAACGCCGCGGTTACGGTTATAGGAATGCCACTCGGGATTGATGAAATAGAGATTGGTGTAGGTGGTATAACCCGTGCCGAGATTATTCCAGCCCAGCTGGCCGAACGCGCCGTTGCGCATCGGCCAGATCACGCTGTTCTGTCCGGTGTGCAGATCGCGGGCATAATCGAGGTCGTCGCTCGTTTTAAGAAAGACCGCATCAATCAGCGAACCGCCGCCGGGGCGCAGGCCGTCGTGGTTGGAGGCCCAGCCGATGACCTTGACGTTGCGATAGGTGTTGCGCTTGGCGCTCGGCCAGGTGTGGTGTGTCGGGTTCTCCACAATCACACCTTCATACCGTCCGTCATCACTGCCCATAAATTCCATGAAGCCGTCCTTGGTTCCGGACTCATCGCGGATGGCGTGCCACCATAAATGCTGCCCGGTAAAAATGCCGCGGCCATAGATGCGCAGGTCGTCCTTTCCGTTGGCGTGGATTGCGCCCTTGATGAACGCACCACCCGCCGCATAAACCTCCTGCCCATGCTTGCCGATCGGCATCGACGACATGCGCGGGTTGGCCGGATAACGCGCCTGCAGGTCGTGCACCCCCGGCGGGAAATAGATCAGATCGGCCGATGCAAGCGCCGCCTCCGAAACGGAGGGTGAATAGACCACCACCCCGGCGGCGTTGGTGTTCGGCACATCGGTCTCCGGCGCATCGCCGAACAGCATCAGACCGTTTTTAATATCCTTCCCGCCGCTGCCATCGTCATCCTGGTTATCAGCGCTCACAAAATTGACGCTGATGTATTCCGTGCGGTCGTCGACATTGCTCAGCTTGAAGCGAACCGTTCGACCATCGAAAAAGTAGGGGTTGATGCCATAGGCTTTCGGCTGAATCTCCACGCGCGGCGCGGTGGTGCCATAGAGCTTGGTGACTTCCACATCGATCTCGCCGGTGAAGGCATACTGCACAAACGACATCGAGCGGTTATCGAGCACACCGGTCACGCCGTCGCCATCCTCACCGGGTGTCAGGTTCGGTTCGGAATAGTGGGTATACATGGTATTGGTCACCCCGCCCTGCCACATCCGCACCTGATACAACGAGGAAATCGGCGCCGCCGACGGCCAGGGATAGTCGACAATGGCCGCCGATGCGGCCAGCCCGCCAAACACAACTAAGAAAACCAATGCACGTCTTTTCATGTTTCGAATATGCCTCTGGAAAAGCAGACCTTCCAGCCATGCGAGCGAAAAAGTTTCCCGTTTTTGCGCAGGATCGGGAAAAGAATGCGCGATCAAGGCTTAACAAAACCCAGCCGCTTCCCTTTTATGACGGGATGCAGAAAAAATTGTTCATTCTAGCCGTTTGCTTTGTTACCGCGATCCTTCCGTGCATCGGAAAGCCCAAGGTTTGGATCATCAGCGACATGACCGATAAGACCCTGCCGGGAGGCAACAAGGAAGGCACCATTAACGATCCGGACGACATCTCCGCCATGGCGGGTTATCTGCTGATGGCGAACGAGTTTGAAACGCTGGGCATCGTGGTGGGCAGCACCCATCGCAAAGAACATGCAACCACGCCCAACCAGGCCCAATGGGCAAACACATATTTCGGACAGGCGTACGCCAAGGATTTGCCGGGACTGAAAACCCTCGGCGATTATCCCGCCCGCATTCCATTCATCCAATCCTCCATCAAAGAGAGTGCCGAACGGTTCAACCCCAACCGGGAATATGATTCACTCAAACCCTATCCCTCCATCGCCGCACTGTTCCAGGCTTTGGAAAAAGAAGACGGCACCGTAAACGTGCTTTGCTGGGGATCGCTCACCGAACCGGCCATCCTCGTCAACCATTGCCTGAACCATGGTCGCGACGACCTGCTGAAGAAAACCCGCTTCATCGCCCACTGGACGAACTCCTCCCTGCACCAGGGCACGCCCGAGCACCCTGAACACGTTGCCAACTGCCGCGAAGACGCCAAGGCCTGCGCCTACCTCAAGGCCATGGCTAAGGTAGGCCTCGTCGACTACCGCGAATGCGGTGCCATCGGCCAGCACGGCATCGTCAGCGGCGCGCCTAAAGGAAAAGCCTACTACGATCAGTTCCACACCAGCGCCCTCGGCACTATTTTTGTGGAAGGCAAGTTTGTCTTCAATGGCGTCGACCACTCCGACTCCGCCACCTATTGGACACTGCTCGGCGACTGGGGCGTAAAGCTCGACGATATTACCTCAACCGGCACAAACGATCCGGAAACCGAACGCGCCAACGAAGCAAAATTCAAAGCCCGCTCACACGACATCCATAACGAGCTGCTCCGCCGCTCCAACGCGGCGGGCATAGCCCATTCTCCCGCCCTGCACGATTGACGAGTCCCCGCGGCATCCCTAGCATCCGAATTCTAAAATACATTCGAAAGGGTTGCTGCCATGAAAATGTATAAGCCGGTTTTCACCGGGTGTCTGATTCCATCGCTGCTGCTCGCGAAGGCTGCGAAAGCAAACCCATCGCCCGCCCCTGGGAAAACTAAGGCCTGCTCCCTATGGAGCCTCGCCAAGGGCCTGGCGCAAAAACCGGGCGGGTTCTGTGGTGTCAGCGGGAACGCGCAGGGTACGGGTGCCGTCGCCATGGTCGATATGGGTCGCGGCATCGACCGCGCCGGGCGTGCGGGAATCCCAGATGACAGCGGACGTCCCGCCCAGGAGATTCGTTCGGGCTTCCACCTGATAGAAGATCGAGTTGCGCGAATCGCGGTAGCGGAATTCATAGTAGAGCGCGTTGCCGGATGTTCCAAGGGCTGGAAGCAGCCCGGCCAGGCCGGTGTCCGGCGTTAAAGGATCCGTTCCCAGACTGAACTCGTGAATATTGGCGAGGCCGTCGCGGTCGGGATCGGCGGCATTCGCCATGGTTCCGGCATCCTGGCCATGGCCGGAGCTGCCGAACCGGAAGTTGGTCAGATCGCCTTCACGCTCATTCGGATAGGTTCCTTCGGCCAGAGCGATATTCAGCAGTGCGATCATCTCCGCTTTCACCGAACCAAACGCATTGGAGTCCGCCAGGTTGATGAACTCCTCCGGGTCGTTATCCAGATCGTAGAGTTCGGTCTGATGATTATCGTCGTTGTACCGAATCAGTTTAAAGCGCTCCATGCGCACCATGTTGTGCGCAACACTGCCATAGGTGGTATGCGTGGGAATATTCCAGGTGGAGCGCGGATTTTCGAGCAGCGGGGTCAGGTCGTGACCGGTAATGCGGGCGTCCGGCAGCGGAAGGCCGGCCATGGCGGCGACCGTCGGATAAAGGTCGACCAGATTGACCGCGCGGAAGCAGCGAAGGCCGTGGCTCTGCGGATTGCGCGGATCCTTGATGAGCAACAACTGGTTTGCCGCATCGTCCCAGAGCGAAAATTTGCTCTGCTTTAGTTTTTCGCCCAGGTGATACCCATGATCGCTCCAGAGGATCACCATCGTGTTGTCCGCAAACGGACTGTTTTCAAGTCCGTCCAACAGGCGGCCGACAGCCCGGTCGGCCAGGGCACAACTGGCAAAGTAGTGTTGAAGCATGTCTTTCCAGATTGCGAGATCGCCATCCGCCCCCGCCAATGCAATGCCGTGATCGAGAATTTTCACAAACTCATCGGAACCATCCAGCCCACTCCAGTTGAGCCCCTGCCCCGGCAGGTCGTCGCCATCGGCGGCGAACTCGTTGTACATTGCCCGGGTAACCGTCATTTCATTGGTCGGAAACAGATCGATCAGATCCTTTGTTGCATAATACGGCGTGTGCGGGCGAAAGATCCCGCAGGCGAGAAAAAAGGGTTGGTTGGTGGATACCAAGAAAACATCACTTCCGTTCACCATGGTTCCCTGTTCCATTACCCGAGCCATAAAATCGGCTTTGGCATAATCGTTCAGCTGGGAATATACCGCATCGCTTCCCCCCTCCTGGCCCCACTCAAAGCGACTGTCCGGAACAGCCCCGAAAAAGCTCGGCACTTTTGCGCCGGCTCCCCCGCCGACATTGCTCCACGTTGACCAGGAGCGCGGATAGTCCGAATCGGCCCGATCACTGCCGGAGTGAAAAATCTTGCCGGTCTCCGCCGTGTACCAGCCGTTGTTCTTCAACAGTTCCGGCAGGGTGATGGCATCGGCCATCGGCTGTTCGCCACCGTACGACCAATCGCGGAAATAGATGCCCCCTTCATTTCCGGCCATGCCATGAACATGGGGCCGGATTCCGGTCATGAGCGAGGCGCGCGACGGGTTGCACGCCGGAACCGCACACTGGGAATTGAGAAAGGCAACCCCCTCGCCGGCCAGCCGATCCATATTCGGCGTCATGCGTGCAACCACCTTCGAGCGCAGCACGGGATCCGGATAGATCCGATGCAACAGATGCCCCGGCTGGCTCTCATGATACGCGGTGATGGTCTTCATGTCGTCGATCGCAATAAACAGAACATTCATCGGCCGCTCGCCGACCACCACGCCCACCTGCCCCGTAACAGAACCTCCGCTATTCGTCGCGATGAGTTGATATTCTGTCGCCACCATCGGCATAACATTGGAACTTCCAGACCCTGGAACACGTCCAAGCTCTGGAAGTATCGAGACCCAATCCGCATCGGACACCTCCCAGCTGATGGTGCTCGTTCCGCCGGTCGGAATATAAACCGGGGAAGCGGAAAAACTTCCAATGGTTGGAAGCGGATCGGAGGGTGTTCCGGATGTGACATCAAATGAAAGGGCGGCAAACTGGTACTTGCTGACGGTTCCACCGTTGAGCTGAATTCCCCCGGCCACATCCAGTGTCGACGTTTCGAACGCTTCCCGCCCGGTTCCGGAAAACCGCACACCCACCGAACCGGTGCCGGAATCCGTGATGGAACCGTCGGCCGTATCGAGGTCGGGATCGAGCGCGACTTCCGTGACGCTCAGCGAGGAACCAGCCGGCGCGGGGTCGAGGTTGAATGAAAACTGCATGGTTTCGCCTGGGTCGATGTGGTTGTTGGCCACGCCCATCAGGCCGATGCTGGTCTGGCGGCCATTGTTGTTGGCGATGAACAGGGTCACCGTATAGGGGATTGACGGTGCGGAGGAAACCGAGCCCGATACGACTGCGGCCGCGTTGCTGATTCCAATGCTTGAAATCGAATTGAGCGATGCACTGCCGTCGGTGGCGATATCGATCCGCACCGTCGTGTCGCCCACGTTGACCGCCGGGCCGGTGGCGGCATCGAAATCCACGGTGACCGCCCCCTCCGCCAGGAGCGCGGCGGCAACCAGCAGCATTAAAAACAGTTTGGCCATAACCGTCCTCTTATAAATGAAACCACCCGCCCCCGAAAGGGCGGGCTTCGTACGGATGATGATTGAGTTTAGTTTTCGATCTTCACGCGGATGAATTTTTTCGCGTCCGTGGTCGGGACGGCGTTGGTGACATAGTCATAGACACCGCCGGTCACATTGGTTCCAACCGGTGTAGTGTATCCCAGATCTTCAAAGTCGCCAATATTCAGCATATCCTTCGTGACAACCGTGTAGACCAGATCCGCATCATCGTTGCGCTGTGCGTGGATGTAAACCAACCCGCCATCCGAAACGAGCTCGGTCTCGGTGTCGTCGATTCCGTTGGTCGGGTTGCCGTTGAGCGCATATTCGGCCAGGTTGAGGACGCCATCGAGGTCATAGTCGGCGGTCTCGTCGCCAAGGGGAACATTCCAGCCATTCGCCCAGATTTCGAAACCGGGAAGCGGAGTGCCAACGGTCACGCGGAAGAAGGATTCTTCCAGACCGTTAAGCTTGTTCGTCTGTGTACCCACCCATTCGAAGACCGTGCCATCGGCCACCGTGTTGGTGAGGATGCCGGCACTGGACTCTACCCACGAAATGAGTTCGAGTGTCGCCAGGTCGACCGGAACGGCATTCGAGGAAATGGCCTGATCGCCGGTATTGATACCACGATCGGCGAGTTCAGTTGTTCCTCGTTCGTAAACCCCCTGCAGCGTCATGGTTACCGTCTCGTTGGAAGTAATGTGATTATCGCCAACACCGAGATGCCCGCCCGTTTCACGGACATTGGAAAGTTGCAACGCCACATCGTAGAGCGTGTTGGAATCGGCCGAGTCCGCCATCTGGAAGACGAAGGTCTTGGCGCCGCCAATGCCGTTGGCGCCGTCATTGTTGAGATCGATGTAGCCCGCCGAAGGAAGGGAACCCCAAACGATGTCGCCGGTGCGCCAGTTCACCGGAACAACCGCGGAGGCCTCCGTGCCCTGGGCTCCTTCGTTGCCCACCAGGTCTGTGGCGGAAACGGTATAGAAAAACTCGGCCGTTTCTGTCACATCCGTATCGAGATAGGTGCTCTCCATCACGTTGGATGCGAGGGCCGAAAACGGGCCTCCAAAAGTGACCGAGCGATATACCGTATAACTCGCCAGATCCGATTCCAGGTTGTCGTTCCAATCCAGGGTGATGGAATAGTGGTTGTTTGCAACGGCACTTAAACCGGCTGGTGCGGCGGGAGGGGTTGTGTCGCCGGAGGAGACCGGCGTTGCGGAGGCTTCGGGGCTGTAGACGGATTCCCCCCCGTTCACTGAAGTGATCACATAATAGTAGGTTGTGTTATTCGTTACCGTGCCATCCGTATACCCGTTGGTGGCGACCCCGGTTGCGATCGACGCATAGTTGGTTCCGGATTCCGTTGAGCGGTAAACGGTGTAGGAAGCCGCGGACTGGGCCGGTGCCCAATCGAGTTCAACTTCGGCATCGCCACCGGTTGCATTGACCGTGAACGGGGGAAGCAAGGACGCATCCATGGGTACAACGTCTGTATAGGTGGTGCCGATGCGGATTTCGTCGAACACGACATCCGTTCCGGGTACGGGGGATGTATTCGCTCCCGGGGCATGCATTTGGAGGGAACTCAAGGTAGTCCCGAGTTCCGTCTCATGCGTTAAGCGCCAACTGGTTGGTTCCGCCGAGAGGCTCGGCGCCACCGTCATCTGGATGGTTTCGTTCGTTGCGGAATTAAACTGGATTTTAACAACCACGAAATGACCTTCCCCCGAAGCAAGATCCTCTGCGCTCGAAACGGTTTCAGCAGTGCGTGACCGCAATGACCACAACGCGTTGTCGGCCGTGCCATGATGAATCAAGGCATCCAGCTGCTGCCCGT from Pontiella desulfatans includes these protein-coding regions:
- a CDS encoding fibronectin type III domain-containing protein, producing the protein MKAGLKKRITIAISAGLVALALGAHAAPLVYEPFEALTGGDGSTFVGNTTGTINLGPWSAGSAGLDADKRFEAYGNAFNFVAPYNDGTNQLAVGSGLLSAYMNGNQKDIVASIPSPLVFGDGDVMYASFMVMKHADKQADELRFDFDGQQLDALIHHGTADNALWSLRSRTAETVSSAEDLASGEGHFVVVKIQFNSATNETIQMTVAPSLSAEPTSWRLTHETELGTTLSSLQMHAPGANTSPVPGTDVVFDEIRIGTTYTDVVPMDASLLPPFTVNATGGDAEVELDWAPAQSAASYTVYRSTESGTNYASIATGVATNGYTDGTVTNNTTYYYVITSVNGGESVYSPEASATPVSSGDTTPPAAPAGLSAVANNHYSITLDWNDNLESDLASYTVYRSVTFGGPFSALASNVMESTYLDTDVTETAEFFYTVSATDLVGNEGAQGTEASAVVPVNWRTGDIVWGSLPSAGYIDLNNDGANGIGGAKTFVFQMADSADSNTLYDVALQLSNVRETGGHLGVGDNHITSNETVTMTLQGVYERGTTELADRGINTGDQAISSNAVPVDLATLELISWVESSAGILTNTVADGTVFEWVGTQTNKLNGLEESFFRVTVGTPLPGFEIWANGWNVPLGDETADYDLDGVLNLAEYALNGNPTNGIDDTETELVSDGGLVYIHAQRNDDADLVYTVVTKDMLNIGDFEDLGYTTPVGTNVTGGVYDYVTNAVPTTDAKKFIRVKIEN
- a CDS encoding AraC family transcriptional regulator, which encodes MSKTKFKIALMIETSGSYGRGVLRGIARYSHLHGPWSFHVLAGHTSQSLPDIHSWKADGIIGRMNTPQILKAVAESGLPAIGLDIPFDQTGHVGGESRISEIHPDPDATADLAVNHLIERGFKQFAFVGEGERVWSMRRKLAFSKRIAEEGLPCYIYPVPKAKGGKPSWDKEASFMETWLKELPKPIALMASNDERGREVLDAAMVAGIAVPDDLAIIGVDNDDILCELCDPPLSSVDFNTIKAGYEAAELMEKLISGKIKKPRTILSEPLTVVTRRSTDVYAMEDRKVAQAIGFIRDNAAEPIRVPDVLKAVPISRRALELRFKQVMKHSINDEILLAHLQRAKELLQSTTLPVEEIAYLAGFSSNSYMGDVFKKRLGTTPARYRKSVQR
- a CDS encoding sulfatase-like hydrolase/transferase, which translates into the protein MAKLFLMLLVAAALLAEGAVTVDFDAATGPAVNVGDTTVRIDIATDGSASLNSISSIGISNAAAVVSGSVSSAPSIPYTVTLFIANNNGRQTSIGLMGVANNHIDPGETMQFSFNLDPAPAGSSLSVTEVALDPDLDTADGSITDSGTGSVGVRFSGTGREAFETSTLDVAGGIQLNGGTVSKYQFAALSFDVTSGTPSDPLPTIGSFSASPVYIPTGGTSTISWEVSDADWVSILPELGRVPGSGSSNVMPMVATEYQLIATNSGGSVTGQVGVVVGERPMNVLFIAIDDMKTITAYHESQPGHLLHRIYPDPVLRSKVVARMTPNMDRLAGEGVAFLNSQCAVPACNPSRASLMTGIRPHVHGMAGNEGGIYFRDWSYGGEQPMADAITLPELLKNNGWYTAETGKIFHSGSDRADSDYPRSWSTWSNVGGGAGAKVPSFFGAVPDSRFEWGQEGGSDAVYSQLNDYAKADFMARVMEQGTMVNGSDVFLVSTNQPFFLACGIFRPHTPYYATKDLIDLFPTNEMTVTRAMYNEFAADGDDLPGQGLNWSGLDGSDEFVKILDHGIALAGADGDLAIWKDMLQHYFASCALADRAVGRLLDGLENSPFADNTMVILWSDHGYHLGEKLKQSKFSLWDDAANQLLLIKDPRNPQSHGLRCFRAVNLVDLYPTVAAMAGLPLPDARITGHDLTPLLENPRSTWNIPTHTTYGSVAHNMVRMERFKLIRYNDDNHQTELYDLDNDPEEFINLADSNAFGSVKAEMIALLNIALAEGTYPNEREGDLTNFRFGSSGHGQDAGTMANAADPDRDGLANIHEFSLGTDPLTPDTGLAGLLPALGTSGNALYYEFRYRDSRNSIFYQVEARTNLLGGTSAVIWDSRTPGAVDAATHIDHGDGTRTLRVPADTTEPARFLRQALGEAP
- a CDS encoding nucleoside hydrolase-like domain-containing protein — protein: MQKKLFILAVCFVTAILPCIGKPKVWIISDMTDKTLPGGNKEGTINDPDDISAMAGYLLMANEFETLGIVVGSTHRKEHATTPNQAQWANTYFGQAYAKDLPGLKTLGDYPARIPFIQSSIKESAERFNPNREYDSLKPYPSIAALFQALEKEDGTVNVLCWGSLTEPAILVNHCLNHGRDDLLKKTRFIAHWTNSSLHQGTPEHPEHVANCREDAKACAYLKAMAKVGLVDYRECGAIGQHGIVSGAPKGKAYYDQFHTSALGTIFVEGKFVFNGVDHSDSATYWTLLGDWGVKLDDITSTGTNDPETERANEAKFKARSHDIHNELLRRSNAAGIAHSPALHD